A window of Nitrosopumilus sp. b3 contains these coding sequences:
- a CDS encoding ABC transporter permease, producing MHPIIRLVNRNLTISLNPGFLIWQVIFPLIYIFVAGFAYAPLISAVPFGNKDLDYPAFLASGMIGFNIMNSTLISGIIIWNDRKHGMFEQIMSGPFTRSHYILSNICTIGIIGLVSASLIAVVGYPVFFESVEFSLVTIPIIVFGAITGSVLFGSLASIISTRLRSSEGFNVIINTVFLFFAFVSTAFYPAGGAPEPLRTAFYLNPLTYLVDVIRAGIFGTVTEFVIIEMIVLVAIASVLFVIASRLLTKLDF from the coding sequence ATGCATCCGATAATTAGATTAGTTAATAGAAATCTAACAATTTCTCTTAATCCTGGATTTTTAATTTGGCAGGTTATTTTCCCGTTAATCTATATTTTTGTAGCAGGATTTGCTTATGCACCATTAATCAGCGCAGTTCCGTTTGGAAACAAAGATCTTGACTATCCTGCATTTTTAGCTTCAGGAATGATTGGATTTAATATTATGAATAGTACACTAATTTCTGGTATCATAATTTGGAATGATAGAAAACATGGAATGTTTGAGCAAATTATGTCCGGCCCATTTACTAGAAGTCATTATATTCTTAGCAATATTTGTACAATAGGAATTATTGGATTAGTTAGTGCATCATTAATAGCAGTAGTTGGATATCCTGTATTTTTTGAATCCGTAGAATTTTCTCTAGTAACAATCCCAATAATCGTTTTTGGAGCAATTACAGGCTCAGTACTTTTTGGTTCGTTAGCCTCAATTATTTCTACTAGATTACGATCAAGTGAAGGATTTAATGTAATAATTAACACTGTTTTTCTTTTCTTTGCCTTTGTTAGTACAGCATTTTATCCAGCAGGTGGTGCCCCTGAACCATTACGAACAGCATTTTATCTAAACCCATTAACGTATCTTGTTGATGTAATCAGAGCAGGAATATTTGGGACTGTTACTGAATTTGTAATAATTGAAATGATAGTTCTTGTTGCGATTGCTTCAGTATTATTTGTAATTGCATCTAGACTCTTAACTAAATTAGATTTTTAG
- a CDS encoding DUF354 domain-containing protein, producing the protein MKIWIDILTPKQLLFSEPIIEKLGKKHKILCTSRDYNEVSKLAKIRDFDLIFVGKHGGGDKKSKLQASIIRMEKLSKIIEKFSPEMAISFCSPEAARISFGLGIRHIAFCDSPQASAVMRLTLPLIQKLLIPNVIPKNEFSKYGIDKKNIIPYNAIDAFVTIKRKINQKKSLPFKKNNRKNILIRIEEEEASYASKSSKIIPIIKRIVNEHNNENVVILGRYTKQIKNIQNVIGKKAKVVKMTFDGKHLLKNTDIFIGSGGTMTAESALMGIPTISYNAVPNIIEDFLVKKYLIKRETNPIKISRYINNIFQSSHSKNQKRAKKIVEQMENPIEKLIKIINQ; encoded by the coding sequence TTGAAAATATGGATAGATATTCTAACTCCTAAACAATTATTGTTTTCTGAACCAATAATTGAAAAATTAGGAAAAAAACATAAAATTTTGTGTACATCAAGAGACTATAATGAAGTCTCAAAATTAGCAAAAATACGTGATTTTGACCTAATTTTTGTTGGAAAACATGGTGGGGGGGATAAAAAAAGCAAGCTTCAAGCCAGTATTATCAGAATGGAGAAACTATCCAAAATAATTGAGAAATTTTCGCCAGAAATGGCAATTAGTTTTTGTTCTCCGGAAGCTGCCAGAATTTCATTTGGATTGGGAATTAGGCACATAGCATTTTGTGATTCACCACAAGCTTCTGCTGTAATGCGATTAACATTACCATTAATTCAAAAATTATTGATTCCGAATGTAATACCAAAAAATGAATTTTCAAAATATGGAATTGACAAAAAAAATATAATTCCATACAATGCTATAGATGCATTTGTAACTATCAAAAGAAAAATTAATCAAAAAAAATCATTACCATTTAAGAAAAATAATAGGAAAAATATTTTGATTAGAATAGAAGAAGAAGAAGCATCATATGCTTCAAAATCAAGTAAAATAATTCCAATTATCAAACGAATTGTAAATGAGCATAACAATGAGAATGTTGTAATTTTGGGCAGATATACAAAACAAATAAAAAATATTCAAAATGTAATTGGTAAAAAGGCTAAAGTTGTAAAAATGACATTTGATGGAAAACACCTCCTAAAAAATACGGATATTTTTATAGGTTCAGGGGGAACCATGACAGCTGAATCAGCATTAATGGGAATTCCAACAATATCATATAATGCAGTTCCAAATATAATCGAAGATTTTTTGGTGAAGAAATATTTGATTAAAAGAGAAACAAATCCAATTAAAATTTCTAGATATATTAACAATATTTTTCAATCATCTCACAGTAAAAATCAAAAAAGAGCAAAAAAAATAGTTGAGCAAATGGAAAATCCCATTGAAAAACTAATTAAAATTATCAATCAATAA
- a CDS encoding GDP-mannose dehydrogenase encodes MTDIILGMGEVGETLFHLLEEKNFDSVGIDLDISKCKNYSDSKQIENPEYLHICLPGELPEFVDITVNWINKIDGIKAVLVHSTVKPGTTKIIQKKSQVLVLYSPVRGVHRRFLDDIKKYTKFVSSDEKNIDPKIKNDLVNRFEKIDWMSTTKTAELAKILVDTTYYGWLINYAQITKMICEKEGVDFDEMWKFADEIHQNLGNRPKMYPGIIGGHCVIPNLNLIDYENLDMIKKINEMYEQFKK; translated from the coding sequence ATGACTGACATAATTTTAGGAATGGGTGAAGTAGGAGAAACATTATTTCACCTTCTAGAAGAAAAAAATTTTGATAGTGTAGGTATTGATTTAGATATTTCAAAATGTAAGAATTATTCAGATAGTAAACAAATTGAAAATCCTGAATATCTTCATATTTGCTTGCCAGGAGAATTACCAGAATTTGTAGATATTACAGTAAATTGGATCAATAAGATTGATGGAATTAAAGCTGTTCTAGTACATTCAACTGTGAAACCTGGAACCACAAAAATCATTCAGAAGAAATCTCAAGTCTTAGTTTTATATTCACCAGTTCGTGGGGTACATCGAAGATTTTTAGACGATATTAAAAAATATACAAAATTTGTTTCTTCAGATGAAAAAAATATAGATCCTAAAATTAAAAACGATTTAGTAAATAGATTTGAAAAAATTGATTGGATGTCTACAACAAAAACTGCAGAATTAGCAAAGATTTTGGTGGATACAACATACTATGGATGGTTGATCAATTATGCACAAATAACAAAAATGATTTGTGAAAAAGAAGGTGTTGATTTTGATGAGATGTGGAAATTTGCAGATGAAATTCATCAAAATTTAGGTAATAGACCTAAAATGTATCCGGGGATCATTGGAGGGCACTGTGTAATCCCCAATCTAAATTTAATAGACTATGAAAATTTAGATATGATTAAAAAAATTAATGAAATGTATGAACAATTTAAAAAATAA
- a CDS encoding nucleotide exchange factor GrpE: MSSENNSDEIPINVISEKQSDSENSSEESNTKTVEELTKLLDEEKTKVSEYEEKLKHILADFQNQNKKIQSDIEKGVNTKVDEFILDFLKIYDDFIRAKEVLSDNKINSDGLESILKNMDSLLKKYHVIPIESLGEIFNPNYHEAISIITDPDLDDNTITKEIRKGYISHERVIRPTLVEISKKG; encoded by the coding sequence TTGTCAAGTGAAAATAATTCTGATGAAATACCAATAAACGTAATATCTGAAAAACAATCAGATTCTGAAAATTCATCAGAAGAATCAAATACAAAAACTGTTGAAGAACTAACAAAATTACTAGATGAAGAAAAAACAAAAGTATCTGAATATGAAGAAAAATTAAAACACATATTGGCAGACTTTCAAAATCAAAACAAAAAAATACAATCTGATATAGAAAAAGGTGTTAATACAAAAGTGGATGAATTCATACTGGATTTTCTAAAAATATATGATGATTTTATTCGCGCAAAGGAAGTGTTGTCTGACAATAAAATAAATTCCGATGGATTAGAGTCCATTTTAAAAAACATGGATTCACTATTAAAAAAATATCATGTAATTCCTATTGAATCTCTAGGAGAAATTTTTAATCCAAATTACCATGAAGCAATTTCTATTATTACTGATCCTGACTTGGATGATAATACAATTACAAAGGAGATCAGGAAAGGATATATTTCTCATGAGAGAGTTATAAGACCGACACTAGTAGAAATTTCAAAAAAAGGATGA
- the dnaJ gene encoding molecular chaperone DnaJ has translation MAAKRDYYEVLGVSKTSSTDEIKKQYRKLALKFHPDRNKSSDASEHFKEISEAYAVLSDPEKKQLYDQHGHEGVDGRYSSEDIFQGARGDFSDIFGRGGGGFDSIFESIFGRGGGGFSFNQQRGSDILYETSVTLEDVLHGKKMEIDLQKQVQCDNCKGSGCKPGTNKKTCSTCNGQGQVRQTRNMGFASFVTAAPCSTCNGQGSIIETPCNECNGQGKRKGNKKITFEIPPGIDSGDYTVPNEGNEVPEGSNGDLIVRVRVQPHLKFKRDGKDIFYDQDVSMIEATLGCDIIVPTLHGNEKIKVDSGSQPNTIIKLKGKGVTHINSRGKGDQYVRIVVNIPKKLSKHQKKLLEEFEKDSD, from the coding sequence ATGGCAGCAAAACGTGATTATTATGAGGTTTTAGGAGTTTCAAAAACATCTTCTACAGATGAAATAAAAAAACAATATCGAAAACTAGCTCTAAAATTCCATCCTGATCGTAACAAATCCTCTGACGCCAGCGAACATTTTAAAGAAATTTCTGAAGCATATGCAGTGCTATCCGATCCAGAAAAGAAACAACTCTATGATCAGCATGGTCATGAAGGTGTAGATGGAAGATATTCCAGTGAAGATATTTTTCAAGGGGCACGTGGAGATTTCAGTGATATATTTGGTCGCGGTGGAGGCGGATTTGATTCTATTTTTGAATCAATATTCGGTCGCGGTGGAGGTGGATTTAGTTTTAATCAACAAAGAGGTTCTGATATTCTTTATGAAACTTCAGTAACATTAGAGGATGTTTTACATGGAAAAAAAATGGAAATTGATTTACAAAAACAAGTCCAATGTGATAATTGTAAAGGAAGTGGATGTAAACCTGGAACTAATAAGAAAACTTGTTCTACATGTAATGGTCAAGGACAAGTTAGACAAACTAGGAACATGGGTTTTGCATCTTTCGTAACTGCTGCACCTTGTTCTACATGTAATGGTCAAGGTTCTATTATTGAGACCCCATGCAATGAATGTAATGGTCAAGGGAAGAGAAAAGGTAATAAAAAAATAACTTTTGAAATTCCACCTGGAATTGATTCAGGAGATTACACAGTTCCCAATGAAGGAAATGAGGTACCAGAAGGATCAAATGGTGATTTAATAGTAAGAGTTAGAGTTCAACCTCACTTAAAATTCAAAAGGGACGGAAAAGATATTTTTTATGATCAGGATGTTTCAATGATTGAAGCTACATTAGGATGTGATATTATCGTTCCAACTTTACATGGAAATGAAAAAATTAAAGTAGATTCTGGTAGTCAACCAAATACTATAATCAAATTAAAGGGAAAAGGAGTCACGCACATTAATTCTAGAGGTAAGGGAGATCAGTATGTTAGAATTGTTGTAAATATTCCAAAAAAACTCAGTAAGCACCAAAAGAAGCTTCTAGAGGAATTTGAAAAAGATAGTGACTAG
- the gatD gene encoding Glu-tRNA(Gln) amidotransferase subunit GatD, whose translation MSEYRGYTGNSLEFLKANHIVVGDSVKITAEITYSGIIMPRYEHSDDKHVVLKLKNGYNIGLEISEIEKIEKNQVTEKIIEKSESIEKIEGLPKILLLSTGGTIASKVDYRTGSVTPVLTAEELNASVPELAKIANIDAEVIFSEYSENIQPKQWLQIAEKINEYSKSDYVGIIIAHGTDTMHYTSSFLSFALAGFSIPIVLVGSQRSSDRASSDAALNLIGAVKFITTSNTKGVYIAMHHDENDETIACHIGTRVRKNHTSKRGAFETIGDDPAFIIAEDQIQKNIKEDFFKTKEFLPKINLDTNVALVKYHPGYNPDLLEKIFEMGYKGIIFEGTGLGHIGKTMYESVKKANEKGIFLGMTSQCIDGRVRMTVYESGRDLLNLGIIPLENMIPEVALVKAMWAIGNIQNMEEVKKIMLQNIASEISN comes from the coding sequence ATGTCAGAATATAGAGGGTATACAGGAAATTCACTAGAATTCTTAAAGGCAAATCATATTGTGGTAGGTGATTCTGTAAAGATCACTGCAGAAATTACATATTCAGGTATAATCATGCCAAGATATGAACACAGTGATGACAAACATGTTGTTTTAAAATTAAAAAATGGTTATAATATTGGTTTAGAAATTAGTGAAATTGAAAAAATTGAAAAAAATCAAGTTACTGAAAAAATAATTGAAAAAAGTGAAAGTATTGAAAAAATTGAAGGATTACCAAAAATTTTACTGTTATCAACTGGAGGAACAATAGCAAGTAAGGTTGATTATAGAACAGGTTCAGTAACACCTGTATTAACAGCTGAAGAACTTAATGCATCTGTTCCAGAGCTTGCTAAAATTGCTAATATTGATGCAGAAGTAATATTTTCAGAGTATTCTGAAAACATACAACCTAAACAATGGTTACAAATTGCTGAGAAAATTAACGAGTATTCAAAATCAGATTATGTTGGAATAATTATTGCACATGGTACAGATACTATGCACTATACATCATCATTTCTTTCATTCGCATTAGCAGGATTTTCAATACCTATTGTACTTGTAGGTTCTCAAAGATCTTCAGATCGTGCTTCATCAGATGCAGCATTAAATTTAATTGGTGCAGTAAAATTTATCACTACAAGTAATACTAAAGGAGTTTACATTGCAATGCATCACGATGAAAATGATGAAACAATTGCATGTCATATAGGAACTAGAGTAAGAAAAAATCATACTAGTAAAAGAGGAGCGTTTGAAACAATTGGAGATGATCCTGCATTCATAATTGCAGAAGATCAAATTCAAAAAAACATTAAAGAGGATTTTTTTAAAACAAAAGAGTTTCTTCCAAAAATTAATCTAGACACTAATGTTGCATTAGTAAAATATCATCCTGGATACAATCCAGATTTATTGGAAAAAATTTTTGAGATGGGTTATAAAGGAATAATTTTTGAAGGTACAGGACTAGGTCATATTGGAAAAACAATGTATGAAAGTGTAAAAAAGGCTAATGAAAAAGGAATTTTTCTAGGCATGACTTCTCAATGTATTGACGGAAGAGTTAGAATGACAGTATATGAAAGTGGTCGTGATTTGCTTAATTTAGGAATAATTCCATTAGAAAATATGATTCCCGAAGTAGCATTAGTTAAGGCAATGTGGGCAATAGGAAATATACAAAATATGGAAGAAGTGAAAAAAATTATGCTTCAAAATATTGCTTCAGAAATATCAAATTGA
- the dnaK gene encoding molecular chaperone DnaK: MAKIIGIDLGTSNSAAAVVMGGKPTIIPAAEGSTVGGKAFPSVVAFSKNGERLVGEPARRQAVTNPDSTIVAAKRKMGTDYTFKILDKEYKPQQISSFILQKIKKDAEAFIGEPVEKAVITVPAYFDDNQRQATKDAGTIAGLDVVRIINEPTAASLAFGLDKAKEDMKILVFDFGGGTLDVTIMEMGGGVFEVMSTSGDTQLGGTDMDKVLIDFIVDEFKKKEGVDLSQDTTAMTRIREASEKAKIELSTVMETDINLPFIAHDPSSGAKNLEFRLTRAKLDELIGPIVERCKPSILKALEDAKLSNSDINKIVMVGGPTRIPLVKKFVSDIIGKETESGVDPMEAVAMGAAIQAGIIAGDVTSDIVLLDVTPLTLGIETLGGVREPLIERNTTIPTSKSKVFTTAADNQTAVTIHVVQGERPMATDNVSLGSFNLTDLPPAPRGIPQIEVKFDIDANGIINVTAKDLGTQKEAKITIESTSKLSKEEIEKLKEDAEKFSDEDKKKKEKIDLRNEAESYIYTTEKLVNHDLKDKISQEQGIKITDAVKEVKEVLDKEPNELKPKLEVLQTLVNEVTTELYKNASPPPGAEGQQSAGAEGQQSAGAEGQQSAGAEGQQSAGAEGQQSADNQTNESSSNDETKTN; the protein is encoded by the coding sequence ATGGCAAAAATAATTGGTATTGATTTAGGAACAAGTAACTCTGCTGCTGCAGTGGTAATGGGTGGAAAACCAACCATCATTCCTGCCGCTGAAGGTTCTACCGTGGGTGGAAAAGCATTTCCATCAGTCGTAGCATTTTCTAAAAATGGAGAACGTTTGGTGGGTGAGCCTGCAAGAAGACAAGCAGTTACAAATCCTGATAGTACTATTGTTGCTGCCAAAAGAAAAATGGGAACCGATTACACTTTTAAAATTTTAGACAAAGAATACAAGCCTCAACAAATTTCATCATTCATTCTTCAAAAAATCAAAAAAGATGCTGAGGCTTTTATTGGTGAACCAGTAGAAAAAGCAGTTATCACAGTACCTGCATATTTTGATGATAATCAACGTCAAGCAACTAAAGACGCAGGAACAATTGCTGGTCTTGATGTAGTCAGAATTATCAACGAACCGACTGCGGCATCTCTCGCATTTGGATTAGATAAAGCAAAAGAAGACATGAAAATTCTCGTTTTTGATTTTGGTGGTGGTACATTAGATGTTACAATTATGGAAATGGGTGGAGGTGTATTTGAAGTAATGAGTACATCCGGTGATACTCAGTTGGGTGGAACAGACATGGATAAAGTTCTCATTGATTTCATTGTTGATGAATTCAAAAAGAAAGAAGGTGTGGATTTATCACAAGATACAACTGCAATGACAAGAATAAGAGAAGCTTCTGAAAAAGCAAAAATTGAGTTATCGACAGTTATGGAGACTGATATCAATTTACCATTTATTGCACATGATCCTTCATCAGGTGCAAAAAATCTTGAATTTAGATTAACAAGAGCTAAATTAGATGAGTTAATTGGGCCAATCGTTGAACGATGTAAGCCTTCAATATTGAAAGCACTAGAAGATGCAAAACTTTCCAACTCTGATATAAATAAAATTGTCATGGTTGGAGGACCAACAAGAATTCCGTTAGTTAAAAAATTTGTAAGTGATATTATTGGTAAAGAAACTGAATCAGGAGTTGATCCAATGGAAGCTGTAGCAATGGGAGCAGCAATTCAGGCAGGAATTATTGCCGGAGATGTTACTAGTGATATAGTTCTACTTGATGTAACTCCACTAACATTAGGAATTGAAACTTTAGGTGGTGTAAGGGAACCACTGATTGAAAGAAATACAACTATTCCAACTTCTAAAAGTAAAGTCTTTACTACAGCAGCTGATAATCAAACTGCTGTTACAATTCATGTTGTTCAAGGTGAACGTCCAATGGCAACTGATAATGTTTCCTTAGGAAGCTTTAATCTAACTGATTTACCTCCTGCTCCAAGAGGAATTCCTCAAATCGAAGTAAAATTTGATATTGATGCAAACGGAATTATCAATGTAACTGCTAAAGATCTTGGAACTCAGAAAGAAGCAAAAATTACCATTGAATCTACATCGAAATTATCAAAAGAAGAAATTGAAAAATTAAAAGAAGATGCAGAAAAATTCTCTGATGAAGATAAAAAGAAAAAAGAAAAAATTGATCTTAGAAATGAGGCAGAAAGTTACATTTACACTACAGAAAAATTAGTCAATCATGATTTAAAAGATAAAATCTCTCAAGAACAAGGAATTAAAATTACTGATGCTGTTAAAGAAGTGAAAGAAGTCTTAGATAAAGAACCAAATGAACTAAAACCTAAACTTGAAGTATTGCAAACTTTGGTCAATGAAGTAACTACAGAACTATACAAAAATGCTTCACCTCCTCCTGGTGCTGAAGGACAACAAAGTGCTGGTGCTGAAGGACAACAAAGTGCTGGTGCTGAAGGACAACAAAGTGCTGGTGCTGAAGGACAACAAAGTGCTGGTGCTGAAGGACAACAAAGTGCTGACAATCAAACTAACGAATCATCTTCAAACGATGAAACTAAAACTAACTAA
- a CDS encoding ABC transporter ATP-binding protein: MSCIDVKHLSKSYGSIDAVHDLELSVKSGQVFGFLGPNGAGKSTTIKLLTTLIPPSSGTLSILGIDAVAYPLKIRHKIGVVLQQPSYEPTLSVEKSLDKYGMMWNVPKTECKKRMEQLLKDFDLVEIRKKRNEDLSIGQRRRVQVAREFMHDMELLFLDEPTVGLDPSARRKLLDYLKNKVKTGLTIFYTTHILSEAEYLCDQIAIIDKGKIVTVDSPDALKNRFGKEKTIKIHLLEKQSDIPSLLSKISDCKIDFETGTNIVIRSEQSELVLLQVLKILNENKIEIEDLSAVPTNLEEIFLNMVRENASDN, translated from the coding sequence ATGTCTTGCATTGATGTAAAGCATTTGTCTAAATCATATGGTTCAATTGATGCTGTGCATGATCTTGAATTATCTGTAAAATCAGGGCAAGTATTTGGATTTTTAGGTCCTAACGGTGCTGGAAAATCCACTACGATCAAACTTCTTACCACTCTAATTCCCCCTTCAAGTGGAACTCTATCAATTTTAGGTATTGATGCTGTAGCTTATCCCCTTAAAATTCGTCATAAAATAGGAGTTGTTTTACAGCAACCAAGCTATGAGCCTACACTATCCGTTGAAAAATCTCTTGATAAATATGGCATGATGTGGAATGTTCCAAAAACTGAGTGCAAAAAAAGAATGGAGCAACTATTGAAAGACTTTGATCTTGTTGAAATTCGTAAAAAAAGAAATGAGGATCTTTCTATAGGTCAAAGAAGAAGAGTACAAGTTGCACGAGAATTCATGCATGATATGGAATTATTGTTTTTAGATGAACCTACTGTTGGGTTAGATCCTAGTGCAAGAAGAAAATTGTTAGATTATTTAAAAAATAAAGTTAAAACAGGATTAACAATTTTTTATACTACCCATATTTTATCTGAGGCAGAATACCTTTGTGACCAAATCGCTATTATTGATAAAGGTAAGATTGTAACCGTAGATTCTCCTGATGCCTTAAAAAATAGATTTGGAAAGGAAAAAACCATTAAAATTCATTTGTTAGAAAAACAATCAGACATCCCTTCTCTTTTATCTAAAATCTCAGATTGTAAAATTGATTTTGAAACTGGAACCAATATTGTTATTCGCTCAGAACAATCAGAATTAGTCCTACTGCAAGTTTTGAAAATACTTAATGAAAATAAAATTGAGATAGAAGATCTATCTGCAGTACCAACAAATCTTGAAGAGATCTTTTTAAACATGGTGAGAGAAAATGCATCCGATAATTAG
- the gatE gene encoding Glu-tRNA(Gln) amidotransferase subunit GatE, translated as MSELSISEIGLKVGLEIHQQLATNKKLFCNCKPIESEEYSIKFQRKLRAVKSELGEYDPAALFEKSKSKTIVYYANKESSCLVEQDEEPPHNLDNDAKKLALVIAKSLNSKIFNEIYPMRKTVIDGSNTTGFQRTMLISQGGYIEVEGDKVGVQAICLEEDAAKLLGDKGNIREYSLDRLGVPLLEIALDPVKGDSKKIKKIALSLGRLLRSTKKVTRGIGSIRQDVNVSVRDGGAVVEVKGVQQLDQLEKVVEFEAKRQFGLVKIAEKLRNSGFKGISKKENIFDITANWKDCKSKIIQKALKENSIIKAIKIENFLGMFGYTPFEGIRLGKEIGQLVKYYGIGGVFHSDELPNYGIEDKDITIVKNILKVNQNDAFLIIAAPSSKIDFAINSIINRLEEAKKGVPAETRLATQTGETVFLRPRPGASRMYPETDIPPISVSNQELENASKNIPKSWDESLLELQKKYELNPQLSEQIFDSRYIELFEKIVEKIKVNPTFVASILCSTITNLERNGLNSKLLSEENIAKSFQLLEEGKIAKESIEIIYENIMSGKSQSIDEALKNASIEAIDEVKVEEIIIEIIENNQEIVKNQKERSVGPLMGIVMKELRGKVSGEIVNNLLLKNIKKKLESI; from the coding sequence ATGTCAGAATTATCTATTAGTGAAATTGGATTAAAAGTAGGACTAGAAATTCATCAACAACTAGCAACAAATAAAAAATTATTTTGTAATTGTAAACCAATTGAATCAGAAGAATATTCTATTAAATTTCAAAGAAAATTGCGTGCAGTTAAAAGTGAATTGGGAGAATATGATCCAGCTGCATTATTTGAAAAGTCAAAATCTAAAACAATAGTCTACTATGCAAATAAAGAAAGCAGTTGTTTAGTTGAACAAGATGAAGAACCACCACATAACTTAGATAATGACGCAAAAAAACTTGCACTTGTAATTGCAAAATCATTAAATTCAAAAATTTTTAATGAAATTTATCCAATGAGAAAAACAGTAATTGATGGTTCAAACACTACTGGTTTTCAGCGAACTATGCTAATTTCACAAGGGGGTTATATTGAAGTTGAGGGAGATAAAGTAGGAGTGCAAGCAATTTGTCTTGAAGAAGACGCAGCAAAACTTCTTGGAGATAAAGGAAACATTAGAGAATACAGTTTAGATAGACTAGGTGTTCCTCTTTTAGAGATTGCATTAGATCCTGTAAAAGGCGATTCTAAAAAAATTAAAAAAATAGCATTATCTTTAGGTAGGCTATTACGAAGTACTAAAAAAGTAACTAGGGGAATAGGATCAATTAGACAAGATGTTAATGTTTCAGTTAGAGATGGAGGGGCAGTTGTAGAAGTAAAAGGAGTTCAACAATTAGATCAATTAGAAAAAGTAGTAGAATTTGAGGCTAAAAGGCAGTTTGGATTAGTAAAAATTGCTGAGAAATTGAGGAATTCGGGGTTTAAAGGGATTTCAAAAAAAGAAAATATTTTTGATATCACTGCAAATTGGAAAGATTGTAAATCTAAAATAATTCAAAAAGCATTAAAAGAAAATTCAATTATCAAAGCAATAAAAATTGAAAATTTTTTAGGAATGTTCGGATATACGCCATTTGAAGGAATCAGATTAGGAAAAGAAATAGGACAATTAGTAAAGTATTATGGCATTGGCGGTGTTTTTCATTCCGATGAATTACCAAATTATGGGATTGAAGATAAAGATATCACGATTGTTAAAAATATTTTAAAAGTAAATCAAAACGATGCATTTTTGATAATTGCTGCCCCTTCTTCAAAAATAGATTTTGCAATTAATTCAATTATTAACAGATTAGAAGAGGCAAAGAAAGGTGTTCCTGCAGAGACAAGATTGGCCACACAAACTGGTGAAACTGTTTTCTTAAGACCACGTCCAGGTGCATCAAGAATGTATCCTGAGACAGACATTCCACCAATCTCAGTTTCAAATCAAGAATTAGAAAATGCTAGTAAAAATATTCCAAAATCATGGGACGAATCACTTTTAGAATTACAAAAAAAATATGAATTGAATCCTCAGCTTTCTGAGCAGATTTTTGATTCACGATATATTGAATTATTTGAAAAAATTGTTGAAAAAATTAAAGTCAATCCCACTTTTGTAGCATCAATTTTATGTTCAACAATTACTAATTTAGAGAGAAATGGTCTTAATTCTAAACTATTATCAGAAGAAAATATTGCAAAATCATTTCAATTATTAGAAGAAGGAAAAATTGCAAAAGAATCAATTGAGATAATCTATGAAAATATCATGTCTGGCAAGTCTCAGTCTATTGATGAGGCTTTGAAAAATGCATCGATTGAGGCTATTGATGAAGTAAAAGTAGAAGAAATAATCATTGAGATAATTGAAAATAATCAAGAAATTGTAAAAAATCAAAAAGAACGTTCAGTAGGTCCATTGATGGGTATAGTCATGAAGGAATTAAGAGGAAAAGTTTCAGGTGAAATAGTTAACAATCTTCTTTTAAAAAATATTAAGAAAAAATTAGAGAGTATTTGA